In the Candidatus Delongbacteria bacterium genome, GGCCGAGGCGTAGCTCATCACCAGAGCACCGTCGCAGCTCGCACCCAAGAGGCTCTGACCGGAGTTGATCCGCAGACTGTAGGCCATCAGGCTGCCGTCCAGAGCGATCTCGACCTGGCCATCGGCCACGCTGTTCAGCACCAGGCTGGAAGCGGATGCGATCAGGGCATCCTTGTGGATCTCGGGACCATCGGCGCCCGTCAGGGGCGAGGTGCAGCCCAGGCTGTAGTTGATGGCGAAAATCACCAGGTCTTCGAAGTTGATCAGGCCGTCGGGATTCGGAAGGCCGAAAGCCGTGAAGTCCGAAGTGGGAGCCACATCCAGTTCATCCGAATCACCGGCTTCCCATGTTCCAACGGTCGCACCAGGATCTGAGGTCGTACCGTAATAGCTGGACAGGGAAATCGTCAGATCCTCCATGCACACGGCACCATTGTAGCTCCCCGGACCACCGTACCAGTCACCGAGGAAGTAATTGGTCGCACTGGCAAGGTTGCTCAGAAGCGAATCATTGGCGCAGTCGTACACAGACAGTTTGTAGTCATAGACACCGCGGTCCGTGTAGGTATTGGCGAAGGAGGCATCCGTGTATCCCGTCGAATCCTTGTCGATGACGGCTACGAAATCGAACACGGTGCCCACCGGAGGCAACCCGTCATTCCCCGACATCGAGACCATGTCATTGTAGTAGGGATAGCTGACTCGTTTGGAGCGATAGAGCTTGTAGCTGTCACTTCCATTTCCGCCGGACCAGCTCAGACGAACGGCATTGTGGCGGGGAGATGCAGCCAGATTGGTGATGGGTGCTGCTGAAACGGCATCTTTGGTGAAAACCCAGCTGGCTTCGGTGCTCTCGTAGCACACATCATCCACAAGCTTCACCTGGATCGAATGACTCATGTTGTCTGACAGACCAGACACATCGGCAAGGAAGGATCCACCGGTCAGCGGGGAGCCGACGATACCTGTGATTGCATCAATCCAGGTGCCCGTGTTGTCGAAGCGATACTGAACCTTGTCCAGATCCACATTGTCGGTGGCGTCCACCAGCACGGTGAAATCGCCATCAACGCAGGTGTCCAGCGGGAACTGCGGGAATGTGGCTGCAAAGGCCGGCACAGTATCGTCCACAACCACGGTCAGAGGATCGCCCGGCAGGACGGGCACAAGGTCAAAGCCCCCGCCTGCACGCGGAGCGCGGAAATCACTGAATGTGAACTGCACCTGAGCCAACAGGTCTTCGCTGGCATCGCCCCAGAAGTCCACCTGGAACAGTTCACCCTCGAAGCTGCTGGGTGTCGCCGCGGACTGGGCCCAGCTGACATCGATGGTGCCCCCGTTGCTGCCGAAACCCGTGGCCGTGGCGAACAGCGAGGGATAGCCGGTTTCATTCAAGGTGATCGAATGCGCATTCAGCGCGGTCGGGAAGGTCATCATCACATGGTAGGCGAAGATCGAGCTGCCACCCAGATTGGACAGCTGCACGCTCACTCGGGTGTTGGGCTCGCAGCCCCCATTCGCCACGGAAATGTGAGTCGGATCCAGGGCAACCATCTCGAGATGTGGGCCATCGGTGAAGTCAACTTCACCCAGACGGCCGTCTTTCAGTTCAATGCTCAGGCCGTCCAGATATCCATCGAAGCCATTCCAGTTACTGTCAGTATGAATTGAGAACGCGAGAATCTCCTCACCGGAATAGTCGTGTGCCCAAGGCATGGGTCCGGCAGAAAACTGTTCAATGGTTCCGAATTGACCCGGAGCACGGGTCTTGTCTTCCAGATACAGCTTCGGTGTTGCCGACGCGGCATTGTCGGTTGACCAAAGACGCCAGACATTGTCTTCCTGAGTATAGAAGGGTCCACCAGGTCCGTGCATCGGCTGGGCATATATCCGGCTGTTGTACCAGCCGGTTGATATTGGCTTGGTATAGATCTGAATCCAGAAATCATCGCCAACCGGAATGCTGTTGGGCTTCTTGGTATGGAAGGAGAAGTTCTTCAGGTCACCGATCGTTACTTCGTGATCCAGTCCGAACAGATCATCAAGAGATACGGCAGCGCCATGAAGATTGGGCTTCTCGTCATCACGATAGTAGGTGTAGTAGTTGATCTTGCCGCTCGCCGGTCCCTGCCAGCAGTCAGCTCCCCAGCCCGTGGGTGCTCCACTGGCCACTCGGGGCAGTTCCTCGTCGGGAACCGCGGGGCTCTGGGTGAATCGGGTGATGCCGTCGGTCATGTCCACTTCACCGACATCACCATTTTCGAGCGTAATGGTCAAACCATCGATCATACCGTCAAAACCGTTGTAATTGGATGCGGTCTGAATGGAAATCATCAGCACGGTTTCGGTGCGATAGTCACGCGGAGTCACGGAAGTCCAGGGCACGATGCCATCACTCAGTTGTGACAGCGTCGCATACTCACCCGATGTGGATCTGAGGGGAGTGAAGTCATAGAACAGCAGCTGATTGTTGGGACCGGAAAGGTCCGTTGTCCAGAAGCGCCAATTATCATCGTCCGAAGTGAACCCTGAGTATCCCACATCAGGTTGGGTTTCCAGACGGCTGTTGTACCAACCACCATTTCCCGGGGGAGCAGTGTAGATGACGATAAAGAAATCTTCATTGTCCGGAACTGAGTCTGCACTCAATTTCTTGGTGTAGAAACTGATTGACTCCAGATCATCCATGGTGATCGGAGTGGGGCCGAACAGATCTGACAGTGTCACGATGGTCCCCGTGGGAAGATCGCCCTGTCCCACGTGGTAGTTCATCTTGTTGTTGGGTCCAGCAACCGGCCCCTGCCAACATGTGTTCCCCCAGATTCCTCCTGCTCCATCATCACTGATTCGGCGGCATTGTTCTTCGTCATATTGGAACGGAACCGCTTCTTGGTGCACAGTCGCAGCCTGGGCAACACCAGCTGCCGTCAAGCCCAGTGCCAGTACAATTCTCAATCCCCTTTTCATCTTCTGACCCTTTCATCCAGTGTGCGGATCAAGGCGTCCTTCGGGCACTTACCTGAAAGACAGATCCGCGCCCCCCGCAGTTGCGGGGGGCGCGCACCTTGTTCGTGTGTTACTTGACCAGAACCATCTTCTTCAGGTCCTGGAAATTGCCGCTCAGCATCCGGTAGTAGTAAACACCACTGGCCAGGCTGCTGCCGTCAAACGTCACCTCATGCCATCCCGCCTGCAGGGTCGAGTTCACCACGGTGGCGACTCTCTGGCCCAGAGTATTGTAGACGGAAAGCTCCACCTGGCCGGCTTCGGGAAGCGCGAAACGCAGGGTGGTGGTGGGGTTGAAGGGGTTGGGGTAGTTCTGCTCCAGGCTGTACACCGTGGGCAGGGTGCCCATGCCGGACTCGGTGGTGCTCACGGACTGGGCATTGTTGTTCATGTCGCGTCCGTCAACCGATTCCAGATTGATGTCTCCGTAACCTGAGAAGCGCAAATGCACGATGGAACTGGCATCCAGCAGCTCGCCCTGGCCAACCACGTCAATCATGTAGCCACCGGGAACGGCATAGCTCAGGGCCAGACCGTTGTCGCAACCGACACCACTCAGGGAGCGGTCGGTGCGCACGAAGGCACTGTAACCCATCAGCTGTCCGTCCAGCGTCAGCCGGGTTTCGTCGGCCAGCACATTCAGACCCACGGTGGCGGCAGAAGCAACCATCGCGTCCTTGTCGAAGGCCGGCATGTCGGGCGCCGCATCAAGGGGAGAATCACCACAGCTGAGGCGATAGTTGATGGCCATGATGATCAGGTCTTCGAAGTTGATCCGGTGATCGGGACCGGGCAGCCCAAAGGCCGAATTGTCGGAGGTTGGGGCAACATCGATCTCGTCCTTGACGGAGCCATCAGTTGTCTCACCATAATGAACGGACATTCCGAAAGTCACATCGTTGAAACATACTGACCCATCATACAGTCCAAGCCCTCCGGCCGCAGCCCAGTCACCGAGGAAGTAGTTGGTGCTGGAGGCGATGTTGCTGGAAGCAGGCGTATTGTTCGCGCAGTCGTATGCCACCAACTGGTAGTCGTAGACTCCACGTGCTGCAACCGCGTGATCGAATGAAGTCGGATCCGCAGGACTGAAGGAGGCCAGCTCGACTCCGGTAGTCGGGTCACCCACAGGGGGCAGGCCATCATCGGGGAGCCCGGGAATGCCGTCGTTGTAGTAGGGGTAACCCGCACGAATCTTGCCATAGAGCTTGTAGCTGGTATAATTGCTGCCAGCGGTCCAGCTGAGGTGCACGACCCCGTGATCCGGAGTGGCAACCAGATTGGTCGGAGCTACCGGATTTCCCGTATCGACGACAAAGCCAAACGACTCGACATTGCTGGCATTGCAGACGGAGTCCAGATAGCGCA is a window encoding:
- a CDS encoding T9SS type A sorting domain-containing protein; its protein translation is MNYHVGQGDLPTGTIVTLSDLFGPTPITMDDLESISFYTKKLSADSVPDNEDFFIVIYTAPPGNGGWYNSRLETQPDVGYSGFTSDDDNWRFWTTDLSGPNNQLLFYDFTPLRSTSGEYATLSQLSDGIVPWTSVTPRDYRTETVLMISIQTASNYNGFDGMIDGLTITLENGDVGEVDMTDGITRFTQSPAVPDEELPRVASGAPTGWGADCWQGPASGKINYYTYYRDDEKPNLHGAAVSLDDLFGLDHEVTIGDLKNFSFHTKKPNSIPVGDDFWIQIYTKPISTGWYNSRIYAQPMHGPGGPFYTQEDNVWRLWSTDNAASATPKLYLEDKTRAPGQFGTIEQFSAGPMPWAHDYSGEEILAFSIHTDSNWNGFDGYLDGLSIELKDGRLGEVDFTDGPHLEMVALDPTHISVANGGCEPNTRVSVQLSNLGGSSIFAYHVMMTFPTALNAHSITLNETGYPSLFATATGFGSNGGTIDVSWAQSAATPSSFEGELFQVDFWGDASEDLLAQVQFTFSDFRAPRAGGGFDLVPVLPGDPLTVVVDDTVPAFAATFPQFPLDTCVDGDFTVLVDATDNVDLDKVQYRFDNTGTWIDAITGIVGSPLTGGSFLADVSGLSDNMSHSIQVKLVDDVCYESTEASWVFTKDAVSAAPITNLAASPRHNAVRLSWSGGNGSDSYKLYRSKRVSYPYYNDMVSMSGNDGLPPVGTVFDFVAVIDKDSTGYTDASFANTYTDRGVYDYKLSVYDCANDSLLSNLASATNYFLGDWYGGPGSYNGAVCMEDLTISLSSYYGTTSDPGATVGTWEAGDSDELDVAPTSDFTAFGLPNPDGLINFEDLVIFAINYSLGCTSPLTGADGPEIHKDALIASASSLVLNSVADGQVEIALDGSLMAYSLRINSGQSLLGASCDGALVMSYASADGWVIDVAGNGGMLTENAVLRLNLSNSNALDLEVLAARDGANTPVDLSLDMPEVDALPTSYSLGQNFPNPFNPTTNLRFGLPEAANVRLTVYNTLGQQVRTLVSGELNAGWHNVVLDGSSLASGVYYYRLEANDFTDLHKMVLLK